In Cyanobium sp. WAJ14-Wanaka, the following are encoded in one genomic region:
- a CDS encoding type II toxin-antitoxin system VapC family toxin yields the protein MDASVLFGWFANCSSTAQALAVLEHTTLEQRIAPDLVLIELLNAGWKSNRAGAITSQQFEAMATLTPQLLGEITPSASLMTMALRWCRELDHPAYDCLYLALAEQRQATLITADQRLLKRLQIAGASPALAVDLNQWQAPTRLTGAN from the coding sequence TTGGATGCTTCTGTTCTGTTTGGCTGGTTTGCCAACTGCTCAAGCACCGCCCAGGCGCTTGCAGTGCTTGAGCACACAACCCTGGAGCAGCGCATAGCTCCGGATTTGGTGCTGATCGAACTCCTAAATGCCGGCTGGAAAAGCAACCGTGCCGGCGCCATAACCAGCCAACAATTCGAGGCAATGGCAACCCTTACCCCCCAGCTGCTGGGTGAAATAACCCCCAGCGCCAGCCTGATGACCATGGCCCTGCGCTGGTGCCGTGAGCTGGACCACCCTGCCTACGACTGCCTATATCTCGCCCTCGCCGAGCAAAGGCAAGCGACCCTGATCACCGCCGATCAGCGCCTGCTTAAGCGCTTGCAAATTGCTGGCGCCTCCCCTGCACTGGCCGTTGATTTAAATCAGTGGCAAGCACCGACACGATTGACCGGAGCGAACTGA